Below is a genomic region from Equus caballus isolate H_3958 breed thoroughbred chromosome X, TB-T2T, whole genome shotgun sequence.
ATTTCATATGTGTGTACTAGTGACTGCAAGTTCCTAGATGAGAGGAAAAGGAGGTTTTCACATATTTTTGTATGCCCTTTCCACCATGGCCATAATGTGATACTATTAGGGAGACTTGCCTTAACTGATATGTTGGAGTTAATAGGAGATATAAATCCTTGCCCATGGAGGTACCTGTTGTTAAGCAGCAGCTAGAATTACTACCATTGTCAAATGCCTCCTGCTCCCATGTTAGAAACAAATCTCTGCACGTCTGATATCTTCTGGACATCTTCACCCGGGTGTCTCACCAGTCCCATGAACTCAGTAAGTCCCCAAATTTCATCTGCCAAAATTGTCCCTCCCCCTCTATTCCCTAATTCTCTTAATGGCACTTCAAGCCCCCAGTTATCTTCAAACCCCAATTATGGTtgattccttcctctctcttgccCCCCCCTCCCCATTCAACTGTTGCCAAGTCCTCCCCATtcatcccctcctctccatttTTATCATCACTGCCTGGTTCAGGATCTCTCGCTTAGAATACTTCAAGAGTCTCCTGGCTGCTCTCCTGGAGCCCATCTCCGATTAGCACAGCTCTAATCATGTTGCTTCTCTGCTCAACCACCTTCCAAGGAATCCATTAGCTTGGCATTCAAAACTCTCCAGGACTTAACTCAGACCtacttttctcatattttcaaaaattcttaaaTGAGTATGTTGCCTCCCTTCTAGGTTGTTTTGGGttgagctttaaaaattattcttcaaaactgTTATGGCTTTTGCAGGTCCACGTACTAACTGAGACTCTTCCCCGCAGCCCGCAGCTTTTTCACGCGCATCTTACTGTTGCTTTTCCTTCAGACTCACCGCCCCTTCAGTTCTCTGCAGTCGGATATTCTCATACCTTGGATTCTTCTGAACATATAGTAGCCGCTTGGCTTGTTGAACTGCCAAGGGGAAATGTGGTTCCAGAGCCAAATTGTGAGTGCCCAGAGCTAAAACCTCATTCTGTCCGCCTTAAGCTCTcatccccttcccccaggacacACAACACCATTGTATTCTGCTTTGGGGTGATCAATTGGCCTAAATGTTAGGACCCGAATCCCGCATCTTCATGCTCTGGAAAAGGGATTCACAGCCCACTTTCGTAGTCGAGGCCGATTTGTTCTTCCGATCTTCAGTGATTTTACCCAGTCACACACACTCCTCCCCAGTCTCCTGTGTCCGCAGGAGGTGTGCATCCTAGAGTTCCCGCTTTTTGATAATCGGTTTTGCCTCcgcccactccctcctcctctaGTTTGGAACTTCATCCTACTCCCACCATCCACAGTGCGCCCTTTAATAAGTGATCTggtctcaaaaaaaaagatagaaaaagaaaacagaagaaagcttCCCAGGGTTCGTCTTCGACTTGGCAGGTGGAGATGGACCCCTTCCACCACGAAATCCTAGTGAATTACAGGCTTTTGTTCGCCCCGCCGCTTGCCTCTCACCCCAGGACCGCCCGGCGCTCGCCGCCTCCCGCTGGGGTTTAATGACCTCAGCAActttcctcccccaccccccccccgtcTTGGTACGGCCGGTCCGGCTCCCCCCACCCTTCCTTCCAGGTTGGTTCAGCCCCGGTCTACTCCGGGGTGGTGCTTAGCCGGCGCCAGACCGACCCTCGACTTCGGAGAGGCAGTGCCGTTCCTCTGGGAGCTTCCTCGTCGGCTTCTTCGGCTTCTTCAGCCTCCTCGGCCTCCTCAGCCACCGCGGGGAGCCGAGACCTCGGTGTATGCCCCACTCCTGACCCCGCTAGAGCTATGTCCACCCCGGCTCGGCGGCGCCTTATGCGGGACTTCAAGAGGTAACTGACAGGGCCGGCGCcgaggccggggctgccggccggggcgggcggggcgggcgggggggcgCGGCCGCGAGTGCCGGATGGCGGGTCCCCTGTCTGTGTCTCCGAAGGTTGCAGGAGGATCCTCCGGCCGGAGTCAGCGGGGCCCCGTCCGAGAACAACATAATGGTTTGGAACGCGGTCATTTTCGGGTGAGTCTGCGTTCCGGGTGGGGCCGAGGGATGGGGCGGCGGGCTGGCTCCGTGTGCCCTCCGGGACGGGCCCCTGGCGAAGGCGGAGGGCCGAGGGGAGGTGTTTGAGTCTGGCAGGGCCTAGGCGCCTCCCCGGAGCCTGTGCCTCGATTAGCTCAGTTCCCGCTGCCAGGGGAACCGTTTGGGGTTCttaggggggcggggcggggagtgGTGGCGTTTAGGCGCGGCGGCCTGTACTGTGTGCCTGAGCCCGAAACATCTATTTGTCGTGGCTTTGCGACCCAGGAGAGGGTGGAGTTGGCTGAGCTTGGAATAGCCATCTCCTAAGATGAACCAGGGAGATGGAAGCCCCTTAAGCAGGAattgact
It encodes:
- the UBE2A gene encoding ubiquitin-conjugating enzyme E2 A; this encodes MWFQSQIVGSAPVYSGVVLSRRQTDPRLRRGSAVPLGASSSASSASSASSASSATAGSRDLGVCPTPDPARAMSTPARRRLMRDFKRLQEDPPAGVSGAPSENNIMVWNAVIFGPEGTPFEDGTFKLTIEFTEEYPNKPPTVRFVSKMFHPNVYADGSICLDILQNRWSPTYDVSSILTSIQSLLDEPNPNSPANSQAAQLYQENKREYEKRVSAIVEQSWRDC